From one Solanum lycopersicum chromosome 12, SLM_r2.1 genomic stretch:
- the LOC101257935 gene encoding protein CUP-SHAPED COTYLEDON 1, protein MDENLPPGFRFHPTDEELITCYLNNKISDFNFTTRAIADVDLNKSEPWDLPAKASMGEKEWYFFSLKDRKYPTGLRTNRATEAGYWKTTGKDKEIYRGGTGVLVGMKKTLVFYRGRAPKGEKTNWVMHEYRIETTFGYKPSKEEWVVCRVFQKSSTVKKPQPTSSSPLSLESPCDTNYTITNELGDIELPFNFNYLTTTPSTAINNISLHNYNNDNINLAAATREANSHPLLPWSSNLLSSNLSSVNSLLFRALQLKSYSPREQATTTHDYAFMLPQENIITTQFGNDFAVNNIGAPSSSTVLDNSVQQQQQQQQEQSYKLDSNIW, encoded by the exons ATGGATGAAAATCTTCCTCCAGGGTTCAGGTTTCATCCAACAGATGAAGAACTCATTACTTgttatttaaataacaaaatttctgATTTCAATTTCACTACTAGAGCTATTGCTGATGTTGATCTCAATAAGTCTGAGCCTTGGGACCTCCCTg CAAAAGCGTCAATGGGAGAAAAAGAATGGTATTTCTTCAGTCTAAAAGATCGAAAGTACCCAACAGGGCTTCGAACAAATAGAGCTACAGAAGCAGGCTACTGGAAAACAACAGGGAAAGATAAAGAGATATATCGTGGTGGAACGGGAGTTCTTGTTGGGATGAAGAAAACCCTAGTTTTCTATAGAGGAAGAGCTCCTAAGGGTGAAAAAACCAATTGGGTTATGCATGAATATAGAATTGAAACAACATTTGGTTACAAACCTTCTAAG GAGGAGTGGGTAGTGTGCAGGGTGTTCCAAAAGAGTTCAACTGTGAAAAAGCCACAACCAACATCATCTTCTCCATTATCCCTAGAGTCACCTTGTGACACTAATTACACAATAACAAATGAGCTTGGTGATATTGAGCTACCATTTAATTTCAACTACCTTACCACTACTCCATCAACCGCGATCAATAATATTTCCTTGCATAATTACAACAACGATAACATAAACTTGGCTGCTGCAACAAGAGAAGCAAACAGTCATCCATTACTACCTTGGTCTTCCAACTTGTTAAGCTCAAATCTTTCATCAGTAAATTCATTACTTTTTAGGGCATTGCAATTAAAGAGTTATTCGCCAAGAGAACAAGCTACAACGACTCATGACTACGCGTTTATGCTCCCACAGGAGAATATTATTACAACGCAATTTGGAAATGATTTTGCTGTGAATAATATTGGGGCACCGTCTTCATCTACGGTGTTAGATAATTCTgtacagcagcaacaacaacagcaacaagaACAATCGTACAAATTGGACTCCAATATTTGGTGA